The Desulfuromonadales bacterium DNA segment CCGGAAAATTGTTTTTTTTGGAACCTTTTTGCGAGCTTTGCGTCTTGTGCGAGCAGTGCGAGCGGGCGGGTAGTTTCAGGTCTTGCCCGTTACGAATCACGGAATTTCGCAGGACAGCGGGGGATTATGAATAAAGGAGCAAGCCGGCGGGAGCCGGTACGGGCGCTGATCGTCGATGACGAACGGTTCATGCGTGCCACCCTGCGTGAACTGCTGGAAGAAAGCGGCTACTCCGTGTCCGAGGCGGCCAGCGGTCTGGGGGCACTGCAGATGGTGCGTCAGACGCCACCGGATGTCATCTTACTCGATATTGTCATGCCGGGGATGGACGGTTTTGAAACCTGCGCCGAGTTGCGGCGGCTACCGGAGAGCAAGCACCTGCCGATATTGATGGTGACCTCCCTGGAGGATGCGGGAACGATCAATCGTGCATACGCCGCTGGCGCTACCGACTATCTGCCCAAGCCGGTCAACGGCTCTCTGCTGCGGCATCATCTGCGCTACGTACTGCGGGCAAGCCGGCTTTTCGAAGAATTGCGGCAGAAGGAGGAGCGACTGGCGGTCGCCCAGCGCATCGCTCGCCTGGGAAACTGGGAATGGGACGCGGAATCTGGCGAAGTGCACTGCTCGGCTGAGGCCTTGCGGGTGTTCGGGACGCCGTCTGCCGAGGCTTCCGCCGGCCTGGCTCTGCTGCTCGATGGGGTGCACCCGGAGGACCGCAGGCGGGTCGAGAATGCCCTTGGTGAGGCTCTATCTGGGGGCGTTTCCTGCCAACTTGATCACCGTATCCTGTTGCCGGGAGGCGACGTCCGGCATGTCCAAACCCAGATGGAAGTCCGCATCGATCCCTTGCGTCGGTCCAAGCGGCTGACGGGAACGGTACAGGATATCACCGAGCGTAAACTGTTCGAGGAAAAGCTGCTGCTGGCCGGCAAGGTCTTCGACCACAGCAGCGAGATGATCATGATCACTGACGCCGCTTTCGCAATTATCGACGTCAACCCCGCCTGTTGTCAGCTGACCGGCTTCTCCCGTCAGGAGTTGATTGGCAGCGACATCCGCGTTCACCAATTAAGCCACCACGACAAGCACTTCTTCCGCCAAATCATGGAAAGGCTGGATCAGCATGGTCGCTGGCAGGGAGAACTGTGGAACCGGCGCAAGGATGGGGAAACCTTTCCGGCCCTGGTGGCCATCAGTACGGTCAGGAACGAAAAGGAAGCGATCTCCTATTACGTGACGGTCGCCTCCGACATCTCAAAATTGCGCGAAACCGAACAGCGCCTGCAACAGCTGACCCAGTTCGATCTCCTCACTGCCCTGCCTAACCGCATCCTCTTCCATGACCGCCTGGATCAGGCTCTGATCCAGGCCGTGCGCAACACCGGTGTGGTTGGCGTCCTTTCTCTGGATATCGACAACTTCAAGGAGATCAACGACACTCTTGGCTATCACGCCGGCGACCTGGTGCTGCAGATGGTAGCGAGCCGCGTGGCGAGTCGGGTGCGCAAGAGCGATTCGGTCGCCCGCCTCGGCAGCGACGAATTCGCCGTTATCCTGCGCGAACTGAACCGCAACGAGAGCGGCGCCCTGGTGGCGCAGCGTATCCTCGATGCCCTGAACAAACCGTTTGCCCTGGAAGGAAAAGAATTTTATCTCACTGCCAGTATCGGTCTGGCACTCTATCCCGACGATGCCGAGGTGGGGGAGGATCTGACCAAAAAGGCCGGAATCGCCATGTCCTTTGCCAAGCAGCAGGGGAAGAACTGCTACCAGTTCTTCTCCGCCGAAATGAACTTCCGGGCAAACGAGCGACTGCTGCTCAAGACCGGCTTGCGCCGGGCACTGGAGCGCCGCGAGTTCCTTCTGCATTATCAGGCCAAGTTCGACTGCCAGAGCGGCAAGCTGACCGGCCTCGAAGCGCTGGTCCGCTGGCAGCATCCGGACCGGGGACTGGTCCCGCCGCTGCAGTTCATCCCCCTGGCCGAGGAGACTGGCCTGATCGTCCCCCTCGGCGAGCAGGTATTGCGTCTGGCTTGTGCCCAGAACCGGGACTGGCGGCAACAGGGTTTCATGCCGACGCGGGTGGCGGTCAACCTCTCGGCCAACCAGTTCCGCGACAGGGCCTTGGTCGACGTGGTCCGCCGGGTGCTGACGGAGACCGGGTTGCCGGCGGAGGCTCTGGAACTGGAGATCACCGAGAGCGCCTTGATGCTGGACACCGACCGGGCGCTCGATACTCTGCGGAAGTTCAAGACAATGGGGATCACCATTGCCCTCGACGACTTCGGCACCGGCTACTCCTCGCTGAGTTACCTGAAGCGTTTTCCGGTCGACACACTGAAGATCGACTACTCATTTGTAAAGAACATGTTCGTCAATGCCGAGGATGCCGCCATCGTCAAGGCGATCATTGCCATGGCGCGTAGCCTGAAGATGAAGACCATTGCCGAGGGAGTCGAGACTGAGGATCAGCGGGTGATCCTGCGTGAGCAGGGGTGCGACGAGGTGCAAGGGTATGTGGCAGGCATGCCGTCGCCGGCTGCCGAGATTGAACGCTTCCTGGCCCGGAGCTGAGACAGCGGGGTGTGGTGCCGGGACAGGCAGGTGTGGGATCCGCCCTCTGCAAACCGTATTCTTTACTTTTGCCTCTGGATGCGGCGATAATAAAAAGTCTGTTCCCTTCCTCAGAAGGATCGAGCCTTGGCCAAGTCCCCCCGAAACCTTGCCTGTAACGCCCTCTGCGGCAAGTGTCTGCGCCACTGCAAGCAGCCGCCTCCAGCCGTGCTCGTCGATTGCCCGCGCTATCTCCCCCGGCCCTTCAAGATTGTCGAACACCGGTTCGACCAGTTAGAGCTGTTCGGCAAGAAAAGATAGCGGATGGCGCACCGGGCCATCGGTGCGGCCAGCGGCGATTTTCCTGCAAATAATGAAGGCGAAACCGAAAGCGGTTCCGCCTTTCTTTATTGCTGAATCCGGCCGAGGAAGTCGACCACAAAGGGGATGAATTTTTCCGGTTCGACGAGGAAGGAGTCGTGGCCGTAGTCGGAGTCGATGAGGTGGTATTCGACCGGCTTGCCGAGTTGACGCAGCGCGGTGACCACCTCCTCGGTCTGGCAGGGGGGGTAGAGCCAGTCGGAGGTGAAGGCGAACCAGAGCGACGGGCAGGCAAGGCGCGAGAGCGCCTCCTCGCGGCTGTCGAAGTTCCAGCCGACGTCGTAGAGGTCGAGCGCCTTGGCCAGGTAGAGGAAGGCGTTGGTGTCGAAGCGCTCGACGAAGTTGGCGCCATTGTATTCGAGGTAGCGTTCGACCTCGAACTGGCCGAAGAAGTCGAACATCCCGTCCCGCGCCGAGAAGCGCCGGCCGAACTTGAGATGCATGGAGACGTCGGAAAGAAAGGAAATGTGGCCGATGGCTCTGGCCAGGGCCAGTCCGTCGGCGGGGGGATGGTCGGGCCGGTAGTTCCCCTTCTTCCACATCGGGTCGTTGAATATCGCCTGCCGGGCCAGGGCGTTGAGAGAAATGGCCATCGGCGAGGTGCGGCCGGTGCCGGCGATGGGGATGATCGAACGGACGGCCTCCGGATAGAGAACCGCCCACTCCAAAGCCTGCATCGCTCCCATGCTGCCGCCGATGACCGCAAGCAGCCGGTCGAGGCCGAGGCGGTCGATGAGCAGTTTCTGCGCCCGGACCATGTCGCGCACCATGAGAACCGGAAAGGAGAGGTTGTAGGGTTTGCCGGTGCGCGGGTTGAGACTGGTCGGACCGGTCGACCCCCTGCAGGAACCGATGACGTTGGAACAGATAACGAAATAGCGTTCGGTGTCGAGGAGTTTGCCGGGACCGATCATGTCGTCCCACCAGCCCGGCTTGCGGTCGTCCTCGTTGTTGCGGCCGGCGGCGTGAGCGTCGCCGGTCCAGGCGTGGCAGACCAGAATGGCATTGGAGCGGCTGGCGTCGAGGCTGCCGTAGGTCTCGTAGGCGAGGGTGAGAGGGCCCAGCAGTCGACCGCTCTCAAGCTGCAGTTCGACGTCGAATTCGGCGTATTCGGTTTTGACGATGCCAACGGATTCGCTC contains these protein-coding regions:
- a CDS encoding EAL domain-containing protein, with translation MNKGASRREPVRALIVDDERFMRATLRELLEESGYSVSEAASGLGALQMVRQTPPDVILLDIVMPGMDGFETCAELRRLPESKHLPILMVTSLEDAGTINRAYAAGATDYLPKPVNGSLLRHHLRYVLRASRLFEELRQKEERLAVAQRIARLGNWEWDAESGEVHCSAEALRVFGTPSAEASAGLALLLDGVHPEDRRRVENALGEALSGGVSCQLDHRILLPGGDVRHVQTQMEVRIDPLRRSKRLTGTVQDITERKLFEEKLLLAGKVFDHSSEMIMITDAAFAIIDVNPACCQLTGFSRQELIGSDIRVHQLSHHDKHFFRQIMERLDQHGRWQGELWNRRKDGETFPALVAISTVRNEKEAISYYVTVASDISKLRETEQRLQQLTQFDLLTALPNRILFHDRLDQALIQAVRNTGVVGVLSLDIDNFKEINDTLGYHAGDLVLQMVASRVASRVRKSDSVARLGSDEFAVILRELNRNESGALVAQRILDALNKPFALEGKEFYLTASIGLALYPDDAEVGEDLTKKAGIAMSFAKQQGKNCYQFFSAEMNFRANERLLLKTGLRRALERREFLLHYQAKFDCQSGKLTGLEALVRWQHPDRGLVPPLQFIPLAEETGLIVPLGEQVLRLACAQNRDWRQQGFMPTRVAVNLSANQFRDRALVDVVRRVLTETGLPAEALELEITESALMLDTDRALDTLRKFKTMGITIALDDFGTGYSSLSYLKRFPVDTLKIDYSFVKNMFVNAEDAAIVKAIIAMARSLKMKTIAEGVETEDQRVILREQGCDEVQGYVAGMPSPAAEIERFLARS
- a CDS encoding homoserine O-acetyltransferase, with the translated sequence MSESVGIVKTEYAEFDVELQLESGRLLGPLTLAYETYGSLDASRSNAILVCHAWTGDAHAAGRNNEDDRKPGWWDDMIGPGKLLDTERYFVICSNVIGSCRGSTGPTSLNPRTGKPYNLSFPVLMVRDMVRAQKLLIDRLGLDRLLAVIGGSMGAMQALEWAVLYPEAVRSIIPIAGTGRTSPMAISLNALARQAIFNDPMWKKGNYRPDHPPADGLALARAIGHISFLSDVSMHLKFGRRFSARDGMFDFFGQFEVERYLEYNGANFVERFDTNAFLYLAKALDLYDVGWNFDSREEALSRLACPSLWFAFTSDWLYPPCQTEEVVTALRQLGKPVEYHLIDSDYGHDSFLVEPEKFIPFVVDFLGRIQQ